The following coding sequences lie in one Trichoderma breve strain T069 chromosome 1, whole genome shotgun sequence genomic window:
- a CDS encoding G protein-coupled glucose receptor regulating gpa2 domain-containing protein — MPSGELPIEGQSLGPLTPSLRSGLLAITVLACISFFAAATLFIYLTYKIVSWQLFVRRENEKRFRQTHPVQDDHDLPRRPSLPQGAHHEASSSQHAVDFTLGIDGVFAQRPRQSNDASVQGDAKFPQQDPGPPIRPMKGSPNQFLILIYNLLVADLHQSIAFALNSTWINRNAVLVDTKTCWAQGFFVSTGDLSSSMFITLIAVHTFFSVVKGYRPSQRTLYMSIGLVWLFVYFISTLPIAITNNGREHGGFFVRAGAWCWINAEYENLRLFTHYLWIFLALGITTGLYVAIYYSLRQQALRRRAANPDSTSDPGFAGDHNPAFLIYPIIYVTCTLPLATERVASMSGANIPLGLFCFAGALISLNGFFDCLLFGTTRHSIIFASKYDLDVADTGVKTIAFLQTPKSRRYGNMVWIQGGEGSRRNMEPKTTGGWWSWQRLAGRSSSLRQEKRRRPRGSSQESLRGPGIQMDLVTTVVVEVEDDKERDPRFPDPAASASPSVNSTERDAISARHM, encoded by the exons ATGCCGTCAGGGGAGCTGCCGATTGAAGGGCAGTCCCTTGGCCCTTTGACGCCATCTCTTCGCAGCGGCCTTTTGGCCATCACAGTGCTAGCATGcatttccttctttgccGCAGCcactctcttcatctacCTAACATACAAGATTGTCTCCTGGCAGCTCTTTGTCCGGCGGGAAAATGAGAAACGGTTTCGCCAAACTCACCCGGTCCAGGATGACCATGATCTGCCACGCCGACCAAGCCTGCCCCAAGGAGCCCATCAtgaagcatcttcttcgcaACACGCTGTTGATTTCACGCTTGGTATCGATGGTGTCTTTGCCCAACGCCCACGCCAGTCCAATGATGCCTCCGTTCAGGGCGATGCCAAGTTCCCTCAACAGGACCCAGGCCCGCCTATCCGACCGATGAAGGGCTCGCCCAACCAgttcctcatcctcatatATAATCTTCTCGTGGCCGATTTGCATCAGTCAATTGCCTTTGCCCTCAACTCCACATGGATCAACCGAAATGCCGTCCTGGTGGACACTAAAACGTGCTGGGCACagggcttctttgtctcaaCGGGGGATTTGTCCTCGAGCATGTTTATCACTCTCATTGCCGTACACACCTTCTTTTCTGTGGTCAAGGGATATCGGCCGTCTCAGAGGACGTTGTACATGTCCATTGGCCTTGTGTGGCTGTTTGTGTATTTCATCTCGACGTTGCCAATCGCCATTACAAATAACGGCCGCGAGCATGGCGGCTTCTTTGTTCGAGCTGGTGCCTGG TGCTGGATAAACGCCGAGTATGAGAATCTCCGTCTGTTTACCCACTATCTCTGGATTTTCCTGGCCCTTGGCATCACCACTGGCCTCTACGTTGCAATCTACTACTCTCTTCGTCAGCAAGCCCTTCGTCGCCGAGCTGCCAACCCAGACAGTACATCGGATCCTGGCTTTGCAGGTGATCACAATCCGGCATTTCTCATCTACCCAATCATCTATGTCACTTGTACACTACCGCTGGCTACGGAGCGTGTGGCATCCATGTCTGGCGCTAACATCCCACTGGGACTCTTCTGCTTTGCTGGTGCGCTCATCTCCTTGAACGGCTTCTTCGACTGCCTCTTGTTTGGCACAACTCGACactccatcatcttcgcctCTAAGTACGACCTTGATGTGGCAGATACGGGCGTGAAGACAATCGCCTTCTTGCAAACACCAAAGTCTCGACGTTACGGCAACATGGTTTGGATTCAGGGTGGCGAAGGTTCAAGACGAAACATGGAGCCAAAAACTACTGGTGGATGGTGGTCGTGGCAACGTCTGGCCGGACGCTCTAGCAGCTTGAGACAGGAGAAGCGGAGACGACCACGAGGATCCAGCCAGGAGTCGTTACGAGGCCCTGGCATCCAGATGGATCTGGTCACGACTGTTGtggtggaagtggaagatgaCAAGGAACGAGATCCTCGATTCCCCGATCccgccgccagcgccagtCCCTCGGTCAACAGTACAGAGAGGGACGCAATCAGCGCACGACACATGTGA
- a CDS encoding prolyl oligopeptidase family domain-containing protein, whose product MVRVKKLTPEVLLSDPRRGPAVPNRDGTHALYTVSAHALGDRTTHEVRILDIKTGSSTRLSNDPRVHDAVWIPGTELDILYLRSAEKGRTQVMVASAGDVSAEHYMAAEIDAPVSNLKLKELAHGSVAFVVIGLVGDSGLYNQEAVQRGSTARIYDAEIPIWNASHRPNRCSLWYNELVLCDRHWTLQGELHNLIDDIDLEAPSRMYTDVPCNDFDICRDGIAFAARNLRERGPDGSPATSIYFASLHSFSSAPYGIPRQIFIPTTFEPALITNVRFTPNSSSIGFLYTAHEDPYNTRLFLSSVSSLDAFDVFDLVTCADDEDQNPPRAFEFAGSSDSVILRSHQLGHETLSLLMLEDGAKPSVFFTGSSCSAFYPLTEGGWDFLLTTSSSFVDSSLWQIVQVSEAKVVRTISSATKNGAKFGLSSDMVTEIWCEGANRHFIHCWMIRPRDFDETKEYPWVLMPNGSPAMAWNNEWSTTNNFAAWASQDYIIILPNIAGSSGYGLEFTRRIRNQRGDEPFQDLLSLIDYLENVPYLDKAKATVVGSSSATYLVNKLLGHEVAKKFCCAVYQSGTIDPPVTSSHKEPVFDNFDKLDPSYQYTESEMIYENDMARSTFFYGWKNAPPTLIIHGEKDKQCSITEALTAFNSLQAQGVPSRLLTFPDEGHVATKPENTVMWYDIVFDWVKRCVDGDVGREDIF is encoded by the exons ATGGTTCGAGTTAAAAAGCTTACGCCCGAAGTCCTGCTCAGCGACCCCAGGCGTGGCCCGGCCGTTCCAAATAGAGACGGGACTCATGCACTCTATACAGTGTCAGCACATGCCCTCGGTGACAGAACTACCCACGAAGTCCGGATTCTCGACATCAAGACGGGAAGCTCCACCCGGCTTTCTAATGATCCTCGAGTCCATGATGCCGTGTGGATTCCCGGCACAGAGCTTGATATCCTCTACTTGCGGTCGGCAGAAAAGGGCCGGACCCAAGTCATGGTGGCATCTGCCGGAGATGTATCCGCCGAGCACTACATGGCGGCAGAAATCGACGCCCCCGTGTCAAACCTGAAGCTCAAAGAGCTGGCTCATGGAAGTGTCGCCTTTGTAGTCATAGGTCTAGTTGGTGACTCTGGGCTGTACAACCAAGAGGCTGTCCAGAGAGGATCAACAGCAAGGATTTACGACGCTGAAATCCCCATT TGGAATGCCTCACATAGACCCAATAGATGCAGTCTCTGGTACAACGAGCTTGTCCTCTGCGACCGCCACTGGACGCTCCAAGGCGAGCTCCATAACCTGATTGACGATATAGATTTGGAGGCTCCGTCTCGCATGTATACCGATGTGCCCTGCAACGACTTTGATATTTGCCGTGACGGGATTGCTTTTGCTGCGAGAAATCTCAGAGAGCGAGGGCCAGACGGAAGCCCTGCCACTTCCATCTACTTTGCGTCTCTGCACTCTTTCTCTTCGGCGCCATATGGAATACCCAGACAAATATTTATACCCACTACTTTTGAACCTGCTTTGATAACAAACGTCCGATTTACCCCGAACTCGTCAAGCATCGGCTTTCTCTACACAGCCCATGAAGATCCCTACAACACTCGgctcttcttgtcttccGTCTCCTCGCTAGACGCTTTTGACGTTTTCGACCTCGTTACTTgcgctgatgatgaggatcAAAATCCACCGAGGGCTTTTGAGTTTGCTGGTAGTTCCGATTCTGTGATTTTGCGAAGCCACCAGCTGGGTCACGAAACCCTTTCCCTCCTCATGCTGGAGGACGGGGCTAAGCCGAGCGTTTTCTTCACCGGCAGCAGCTGTAGTGCCTTTTATCCGTTGACAGAGGGAGGCTGGGACTTTCTCCTAACAACATCGTCTAGCTTTGTTGATAGTAGCCTGTGGCAGATTGTCCAAGTTTCGGAAGCCAAGGTCGTGAGGACAATATCTTCAGCAACCAAGAACGGTGCCAAATTTGGTCTTTCCTCCGATATGGTGACCGAGATTTGGTGCGAGGGTGCAAACCGACACTTTATTCATTGTTGGATGATTCGGCCACGAGATTTCGACGAGACCAAAGAGTATCCTTGGGTGCTGATGCCTAACGGTAGCCCGGCCATGGCTTGGAATAACGAATGGTCCACGACG AACAACTTTGCTGCTTGGGCGTCGCAAGACTACATCATTATCCTTCCCAATATTGCTGGTAGTAGTGGATACGGGTTAGAATTTACGAGAC GAATTCGGAATCAAAGAGGAGACGAGCCGTTTCAAgacctcctcagcctcatcgACTATCTAGAAAATGTGCCGTACCTTgacaaggcaaaggccaCGGTGGTGGGAAGCAGCAGTGCCACATATCTTGTGAATAAGCTACTGGGACACGAAGTTGCTAAAAAG TTCTGTTGCGCAGTCTACCAAAGCGGTACGATCGATCCCCCGGTGACCTCGTCGCATAAAGAGCCCGTCTTTGACAACTTTGACAAACTCGATCCATCATACCAATACACAGAATCGGAGATGATATATGAGAACGACATGGCTCGATCAACCTTTTTCTATGGCTGGAAGAATGCGCCGCCAACCCTCATTATCCACGGGGAGAAGGATAAGCAATGCTCGATTACAGAGGCGTTGACTGCATTCAATTCGCTGCAGGCCCAGGGCGTCCCTAGTCGGTTATTGACCTTTCCAGACGAGGGCCATGTTGCTACGAAACCAGAAAACACCGTCATGTGGTACGATATCGTCTTCGATTGGGTCAAGAGGTGTGTCGATGGCGACGTTGGGAGAGAGGATATTTTCTGA